One segment of Solanum lycopersicum chromosome 1, SLM_r2.1 DNA contains the following:
- the LOC101262057 gene encoding uncharacterized protein, with translation MELPPTSSFGLSSESVEQSGKLMANTNAKALATFSLQSPNSSQGPVAILWDIENCPVPSDVRPEDVAGNIRMTLRVHPVIKGAVTLFSAYGDFNSFPRRLREGCQRTGVKLVDVPNGRKDAADKAILVDMFLFALDNPPPSSIMLISGDVDFAPALHILGQRGYTVILVIPSGVGVSSALCNAGRFVWDWPSVVRGEGFVPPAKALMPCRGGVSDITGILMGCCQINDNPDGQQEDEAILYRGLSQSYYNAREFSMISHSLSEYNTTAISMPCYPTGMRTHSLPSGLNEVSAGGSSSHEQSDLTWVQPGDINGLKGQLVKLLELSGGCLPLTRVPAEYQKIYGRPLYISEYGAAKLVNLLKKMSDAISVGGKGQKKFVYLHNSCAVPSAPPITILKRDNKGKGTQEGNADVVTGVGSSDEFSDDERGPIKEHGGSCEKSNMVEKSLENFKYELQEILVSYSCRIFLGCFDAIYQQRYKRQLDYESFGVVELEQLLAKVKDIVIVQEEPVSKRKFLAAVGA, from the coding sequence ATGGAACTTCCTCCTACTTCATCTTTTGGTTTGTCATCAGAGTCCGTGGAACAAAGTGGGAAGCTGATGGCAAACACAAATGCGAAAGCACTAGCAACTTTTTCCCTGCAAAGCCCAAATTCTTCACAGGGACCAGTGGCAATTCTTTGGGACATTGAGAACTGTCCTGTTCCAAGTGATGTACGGCCTGAGGATGTGGCTGGCAACATCAGAATGACTCTGCGGGTCCATCCTGTGATCAAAGGAGCAGTTACACTGTTTTCTGCCTATGGAGATTTTAATTCTTTCCCGAGACGATTAAGAGAGGGATGCCAGAGAACTGGTGTTAAACTTGTAGATGTCCCCAATGGCAGAAAGGATGCAGCTGACAAGGCCATCTTGGTTGACATGTTTCTTTTTGCTCTTGACAATCCTCCACCCTCGTCCATTATGCTAATATCAGGAGATGTTGATTTTGCTCCTGCACTTCACATTCTTGGTCAACGTGGATACACTGTAATCCTTGTCATTCCTTCAGGGGTTGGAGTTTCGTCTGCTCTATGTAATGCAGGGAGGTTTGTATGGGACTGGCCAAGTGTCGTTCGAGGCGAAGGTTTTGTGCCTCCTGCAAAGGCCTTAATGCCTTGTCGTGGTGGCGTGTCAGACATCACTGGGATTCTAATGGGGTGTTGCCAGATTAATGACAACCCAGATGGTCAGCAGGAAGATGAAGCAATACTGTATAGGGGCCTCTCACAGAGCTACTATAACGCAAGGGAATTCTCAATGATATCACATTCTCTGTCTGAATATAATACCACTGCAATTTCCATGCCATGTTATCCTACGGGTATGAGAACTCATAGCCTTCCTTCTGGTTTAAATGAAGTTTCAGCTGGAGGTTCATCTTCACATGAGCAGAGTGACTTGACATGGGTGCAGCCTGGGGATATAAATGGTTTGAAGGGGCAGCTGGTGAAGTTGCTTGAATTATCTGGCGGCTGCTTGCCTCTTACACGTGTTCCTGCAGAATACCAGAAAATTTATGGGAGGCCTCTTTACATTTCAGAATATGGTGCAGCTAAGCTCGTGAATCTTCTCAAGAAGATGAGTGATGCAATTTCTGTCGGGGGGAAAGGCCAAAAGAAGTTTGTCTACCTACATAATTCATGTGCTGTACCAAGTGCTCCCCCAATAACTATATTAAAAAGAGATAACAAAGGAAAAGGAACACAAGAGGGAAATGCCGATGTTGTGACTGGGGTTGGATCTTCAGATGAGTTCTCTGATGATGAAAGAGGACCCATAAAAGAGCATGGGGGGAGCTGTGAGAAATCTAATATGGTTGAAAAAAGCCTTGAAAATTTCAAGTATGAACTTCAAGAGATACTTGTTAGCTACTCTTGTCGGATTTTTCTTGGTTGTTTT
- the LOC101262362 gene encoding thioredoxin M3, chloroplastic, which yields MAASASCATPYSKSPSSLSRSLSLQYRELCNLPYKCKQHQNVRIGLSVENDKGFGTWKTSSPSSLRVFCIRDTQAAAVTAKSWDKLILGSDTPVLVEFHATWCGPCQMVHRVIDEIAGEYSGRLKCYVLDADREPKVAENYDIKAVPVVLLFKNGEKFESVIGTMSKEFYVAAIERLLSS from the exons ATGGCTGCGAGTGCGAGCTGTGCTACTCCTTACTCCAAATCTCCGTCTTCTCTCTCACGCTCTTTGTCTCTGCAATACCGCGAGCTCTGTAACTTGCCATACAAGTGTAAGCAGCACCAGAATGTTCGAATCGGTCTCTCGGTTGAGAACGATAAGGGCTTTGGAACATGGAAAACCTCTTCTCCTTCGTCTCTGCGTGTTTTCTGTATCCGCGATACCCAAG CTGCAGCTGTCACTGCTAAGTCATGGGATAAATTGATATTAGGCAGTGATACTCCTGTTCTTGTTGAATTTCATGCCACTTGGTGTGGCCCCTGCCAGATGGTTCACCGGGTAATTGATGAGATTGCAGGTGAGTATTCAGGGAGACTTAAATGCTATGTACTGGACGCAGATCGTGAACCAAAAGTTGCTGAGAACTATGATATCAAGGCTGTCCCTGTGGTGTTACTGTTCAAGAATGGGGAGAAATTTGAGTCCGTTATCGGAACAATGTCCAAGGAGTTCTATGTGGCTGCCATTGAAAGACTTCTATCTTCATAG
- the LOC101262668 gene encoding methylcrotonoyl-CoA carboxylase beta chain, mitochondrial, with translation MLRIWTKRRLASQCLIPWRMYPTTLISTRNSSSGILHDTLDRNSDSYTRNSKVMDELVSQLHSHILKVMEGGGPEAVKRHRSRNKLLPRERIDRLIDPGSSFLELCQLAGHELYQEPLPSGGIVIGIGTIHKRLCMLVANDSTVKGGSYFPITVKKHLRAQEIAAQCKLPCIYLVDSGGAFLPKQAEVFPDKENFGRIFYNQAVMSSEGIPQIALVLGSCTAGGAYIPAMADESVMVKGNGTIFLAGPPLVKAATGEEVSAEDLGGATVHCKTSGVSDYFAHDELHALAIGRDIVKNLHMAGGPEVSGQTRADYKEPLYDVKELRTVAPTDLKQPFDVRSIIARILDGSEFDEFKKLYGTTLVTGFGRICGQPVGILGNNGILFMESAQKGAHFIELCTQRNIPLIFLQNITGFMVGSKSEASGIAKAGAKMVMAVSCAKVPKITVVIGGSFGAGNYAMCGRAYSPNFMFFWPNARISVMGGPQAAGVLAQVEGITKRKRGIQWTKEEEEKFKAKVVEAYDREGSPYYATSRLWDDGIIDPADTRRILSLCISATLNRGPEATKYGVFRM, from the exons ATGCTGCGAATTTGGACGAAGAGGAGATTAGCTTCACAATGCTTGATTCCATGGCGGATGTACCCAACTACTCTCATTTCTACCCGAAATAGCTCCAGCGGAATCCTACACGACACTCTCGACCGGAACTCCGATTCGTATACTCGAAACTCAAAAGTCATGGATGAACTTGTATCACAGCTTCATTCTCACATTCTCAAG GTTATGGAAGGAGGAGGACCAGAAGCTGTGAAGAGACATCGGAGTAGGAATAAGCTTCTTCCcagagagaggatcgatcgcCTTATTGACCCTGGCTCTTCATTCCTTGAGCTTTGTCag CTTGCGGGTCATGAATTGTACCAAGAGCCATTACCTTCTGGTGGGATAGTTATTGGAATTGGTACAATACATAAGAGACTCTGTATGTTGGTGGCAAATGATTCTACAGTCAAAGGTGGAAGTTACTTTCCAATAACTGTCAAGAAACATCTCAGGGCACAAGAGATTGCTGCTCAATGCAAACTACCATGTATATATCTTGTTGATAGTGGTGGTGCTTTCCTTCCGAAGCAAGCCGAGGTCTTTCCTGACAAAGAAAATTTTGGGAGAATATTTTACAATCAAGCTGTGATGTCCTCGGAAGGTATTCCTCAAATCGCACTGGTGTTAGGTTCTTGTACTGCCGGAGGAGCTTACATTCCTGCAATGGCTGATGAGAGTGTCATGGTCAAAGGAAATGGTACCATATTTTTGGCTGGACCTCCTCTTGTAAAG GCAGCAACTGGTGAGGAAGTTTCTGCAGAAGACCTTGGAGGTGCAACTGTGCATTGTAAGACATCAGGGGTTTCTGACTACTTTGCCCATG ATGAACTGCATGCCCTTGCTATAGGAAGGGATATTGTTAAGAACCTGCACATGGCTGGTGGTCCAGAAGTATCTGGACAAACTAGAGCTGATTATAAAGAACCTCTGTATGACGTGAAAGAACTTCGCACCGTTGCACCAACAGACCTCAAACAGCCCTTTGATGTTAGATCAATTATTGCTCGCATTCTCGATGGAAGTGAATTTGATGAATTCAAGAAACTGTATGGCACT ACACTTGTGACTGGATTTGGAAGAATTTGTGGACAGCCAGTAGGGATCCTTGGAAACAATGGGATACTGTTTATGGAATCTGCTCAGAAAGGGGCACACTTTATTGAATTGTGTACTCAACGTAACATTCCTCTGATCTTCCTTCAGAATATTACTGGATTTATG GTTGGGTCCAAATCTGAGGCAAGTGGTATTGCCAAAGCTGGAGCTAAAATGGTAATGGCAGTCTCTTGTGCGAAG gtGCCTAAGATCACCGTAGTTATTGGGGGAAGCTTTGGAGCTGGCAATTATGCAATGTGTGGACGTGCATATAGTCCAAATTTCATGTTCTTCTGGCCAAATGCTCGAATATCCGTAATGGGAGGCCCTCAG GCTGCTGGAGTCCTTGCTCAAGTAGAGGGAATCACCAAGAGAAAAAGGGGAATTCAG TGGACaaaggaagaggaagaaaagTTCAAGGCTAAAGTTGTAGAGGCGTATGACCGAGAGGGAAGCCCATATTATGCCACATCTAGGCTTTGGGATGACGGCATAATTGATCCAGCAGACACGAGGAGAATATTGAGCCTTTGCATCTCTGCTACCTTGAATCGTGGACCAGAAGCTACAAAATATGGCGTGTTCAGAATGTAA